TTGGAGTTTCTCCATAAGCAGTTCATATCTAATAGTTTCTCCATTAAGTATTCAGAAAATCAATATATATCAGCTAAACTACTCTGGCACTGACTGCATCTTTAGAGGAACAAGGCTGGAAAAAATGAGATTTCACTGAAGAATAAACCTATAGAAATTAGGTTTCTCAATGTTTTTGCATCCTTAATCCTCTCCTCCTTAGGAAATACattctctcccttctctcttgAACTCAACCTATAGCAAATTGGTTTTacctgagcagggctggaagcTGTTGGTGCCACTACTTAGTTTAGCTAAGTGACCAGACAGCACCGGAAAACATTAGGGATCATCCACAAAACAAATATTAGCCTACTGAGGCTAAGCTCCTGAGAAACTCTTCTCAGAGTTGCTCTTTGCTCCTTTAGAGGAATGTATCCACTTTATTTACCCCAGAAGTAGCCCAGCATTAGCTTCAATCAGCTAAGCCTAACATCCATGAACATCCACACACTGCTTGCACAAGGAGAGGCTTTTGCTATAGTGAAGATTCAAATCCAGGTCAACAGTccagaggctgtgatgtcaaTCATGCACAGAGGCTTATCACACAATTCCAATAGGTCCTGTCTTACCCCAGTGCTTAGATTGACTTGGCACCTAGGGAGCCCATTGTACAGCACTGCACGgaccagaaaagcaaaatgtagCTTCAACTCAGAGAACTCACAGCCTAGGATAATATAATAAATAGTGGTCCTTCCCCACAACAGAGCAAGACTGAAGCAGGTGGAGCTGTTTCCTCTCTTTGTGTCACATTCCAGCACAATCCCAACGTCATAAAAGCATAGCTGTAGCtcataatatttaatattaactAGAAAGACAAAGAGAGCAAATTTTAGTTCACAGCATTAGACATTAGctttttgtttaagaaactgaGTTGAAAAACCGATTTCCTTATGGTCTTTCTTATTAATACCACTTGTCTATAAAATTACTACAAAACACTGCAACAATCTACACTCTGCCTAAAATAGCTGAGCAGCTTTGATGATGATCTGCTCCACTCTAACCTGAAGATTAATTCAGTCAACCTTtatactggtttttttttgagaatgCCTTTGCTTTCTTGTCACTGAAATATTGTCAACTCTATTTCACCTCACATCTTGTTTACTGTCTACCCTAAAATCTCAGTTCCTATAGGCAAGAGGCTAGAAGAAAATCTTAGTTTTGCTTTGTAGAGTTTCTAGGTCTCATACTTGCACCAAAAGGCTTGAAAACATGCATTGTATCAGCttaaagaaagtaaataaaaaatactccaaggcactttttaaacaaaattctcGTGACTTTTATGACAAGCTTATAATCTGAAGAGGTGAAGTTGGTGTCTGAGTCATGATTTCTAAGTCCTTGAGGTTCAAAAGTAAGGGTTCCTCTTcaccttcctttttctcttctgcttttctacTCTTGTATTTGGTACGAGGAACGCAGATGCCCAAATTTCTGGTAGAAATCATCTTCAGCACGATTCAGAGCTTCCTCATCTATGTAGACAGCTGGTCTCCGGGAAGTCAAAAAGTACTGGACTTTCCGCAGGCTCCATCCCATCACGTACTTCAGCCAGCCACTGACAGCAGCTGTAGATCTGCCGACACCAGCATTGCAGTGAACATAGACAGTGTGTCCATTCTCCAGTAGCCCGTGCAAGAGGCAGACAGCTTGTGGCAACATCTGTATTCTTCCTAAGGTTAAAAACAAGGCACACTCATTTGCACTGGAGAAAGCTAGGTTCATGGCTGAGATTTTGTCTGTAGAGCCCCATGAACTGTGAATAATAATGGCAAATCTGACgtatttcaggttttttctttcttttctcaaatGACCTTCTACGctaacttgtttttttctcGCAACATAGAATCAGATAACACAAAACTGTAAAATGCTCCAAGTCTTCTCTAAATATACATTCTGATTAACATTGGATGTGCATGGCATACTCGTTTTCACAGGAACTGAGGCAAGGCAGCAAATTACATAGACCAGGACATCTTACATAGCCTTAAAGTTAGCAAGCCGAAAATGAAATGGTTTTTAGTACCAGAGGTTTGTGAAGCTACCTACATACTGCTGCTTTCCAAAACATTGTAATGAAGGCCATCAAGTCAATAGTGagggagggaaagcagaggaCTTAATACTGTTATGATTTTTTGCTGTACAACTTAATACTGTTATGATTTAATTGTGCACTACGCATACGGTTAAACAACACAGAACAGCCTTTCTCAGTCCCAAAGGGATGAATGTACTATATTTCCAGACACCTTTCTCCCTGCTATCCCAGGAATTGAAGCCGCAAACAGCAGAGCCCAACTTTTCCCCATGGCCCAGATAAGCATAGATGTTTAGCTCTTTCAAATCCCAGTTTTAAGGTTCCCTGTCTTCCCTGATGTCCTATTACTGATATGACAGTTCACTGTTTGAGGCAGTGGTATTTCACCGTGTTGAAAGCAGTCTCTTCTGCTGGTAGGTTGCTCACTTGAAAACACACTCACTTTCTAACCTTTTGGCTGGAAATAAGATTTTGAACTGAGTATTCCAACCAAGGACTTAAAAATACTAGTAATTTATGTTACAGCTCAGGTGCTATGAACATTCTAAGTTAATtagaaattattataaaatgtCTCTATGGAGATTATTGATTAGGCTGGGATACTACAGttaaagttaaaatatttgctggggaagggaacagcagagcacagctgtcTGACAGACAGCACTGTCTCTTCATTTTTAATCAGAAAGGGTGGCAAGCCATCCTGCTGTGCAAGCTTGCAGTCTTCCACCTACACAGTATATTTTCATTATATGGTCTGAATTCAAGCTGAAAGCAAAAACAGTCAAGTAGTTATTGATGTCGGATGGCTTTAAACTCAAATACATAATAATGCCAGACACAAAGTATTTTAGATGGCCTCTCTGCTTACGAGAAAATATGAATAATTTGTTAGACAGCACACAAAGAAATTATAACTTGTGTGCTAAGtatatttttatgcaaaatttacaaagaagaaaaaaacaaactgtcaCGAAAATGGCAGCTTAGTAACTCAAAGGGTTTGCTGCTACTAATTTACTGCAAGAGTGACCTAAACATTACCTTCAGTGCTCATGTCTGCAGTTGGCAGCCAGACATAGGCAAGACCTTCCTCTTTATAGAGTTTCATGAGGATTTCAGGGCTCATGGGTTCTGGGTAGCGGTTGCAGCCCCAGGAATTCTGAACAATATCCCATTCAGTCTGGAAGTTCATCACAGCCGTAACACCCAGCTCGTGCTTCAGCTTGATGGTCACATGCTCCAGCTGCCGAGGGCAACTTCCCAGCCAGATGTTTGGCAGAATCCTGGCATTGAGAAAATACTGCAGTGAGATTGattaaaatatcttaaaatgGAAACTGCCAAGTTCAGTGGTGTTCCAGTTCCAAACCTGCTTAACATCATCACACAAACACTGCTAAGCATAGCCTTTTCAGGTCAAGCAGTAAGCAACTtcttttttcattgctgttgtTTTGCTAATGTTTGAAGCTGGGGATCAAGTTCCTAACCTACCACAAACGGCCAAACGATTTGAGAAAAGAATTCAGAGCATAGTTAGTAGCACAGGTCTCCAAGGCATCCATCATTAAGCTTGCAGTAGAAGCTTAGTAACATCACAGATTAGAATTAGAAAACTCCAAAGATTCATGCAATttgtacatacacacacacacaaaaagagacctAAAGGTGTCACATGATCCAGATCTGAATTACTTTAGTAATAAATCAAACACATAAAACTCTTCCAACTTTGTAGGTACCACTAtaaaaaggaaagtagaaaaataaaatcaatttgaACTATCCTTCTGTAATGAAACTCAAAAATTAATCagtaattttcttctaatttttctCTGATCTTGTGGAGTCTAGTGGGAATCAAATGCAGAATTACAACATGTGTCTAGCTTCTCTCAAGGCCTGAAGAACCCcaaatttttcaagaaaactcAAGAGGTTTGTGTAGGATGGATAAACAACCATATTTCTGGTACTTATCTAAAACAAGCTTCAAGACTTCTGTGGTTTTCCCATTGTTAATTATCATAAAACTATTGTATGTCTCAACAGATTTTGACATTATAAACTGAACACTAAGAGCTTTTTAATCTGGTTAATAGGGTTTTAACTTGCACATGCAATTAAATTGATGGTGTCTACAAAAGATTATTTACATGCTCAAACTATTAGTGATctcctttaatttattttgcttccaTAAACTTTGATTTTGAACACGCAACCCACGAACTACACAAAATATCCCTGCACTTGAACATGCAACTTTGCAAACATTATTAACTGCAAATCTGCAACAAAAGCAAGATCCTCAAACATAAAATGTCTTTCATGCATTTCTTATGGTCCTTGTCAATTTTAATCTCAGAAACAAATAAGGaaagttttatatttattcaGGAACCTATAAACCACCCTTAAATCAACAGGTAGCTATTTCCATTTCACTATCACGGCAATAAGTGCTTACTAGCATTTAGTTAAGACCTGTAATTGACTGAAATTATTAAATACTGCTATATTAGTACTGAATAtggtcaaaagaaaaaatttagaTCCAGGAAGCACTAATTATTACTGTTTCCTGCATGTCAGCTGCATCCACAGTGAGTTGCACAATAGCCACACTAATGCAGTCTTTGGCCTTAGCCCCTGTTTCAGTGAGACAACACACTTGATCTCAGCATATGGTAACTGAGACCAATTTAAACAAATACATTGGACAGCAAATAACCATTTCAACCCTGTTTCAACAGTGAGACTGTTTGAAGAGATTTGACTTAGTTGTTTCACATACGTGTTCTGGTCTAGATTGCTTTGAGGGTATTTCCCACTGCTAATAGAAAATGCATTTGTTCGTAAGAAACAATAAATTCAATAAATCTGAAATTTCAAAAATTAAGATTTACATTCTTCATCACTTTTCTCACAGTCCTGAACACTACCTTTATAAAGGAGAGAAgacttggaaagaaagaaatcttaaTACACAGTCTTTCTTAAGCTACAAATTAAATTCAGATCATCTAATAAGAAATATCAGTACTCAGTCAGCAGTGGACTCCACAGCAGcctgaaagaaaggaaataaatacacaaattGTATACTCCCATTATGTTCAAGGCACAATTCCACATACCGGTACAAGAAGGGAGCTTCTCAAAATTGCCCAAAATCCAGCGCAACCAGTTCAAGCATTTCCACTGATCAGAGGGGTGAGCAGAGGTCCACTGCAACAACTGCTGCGCTGACCCACTTTCCACATGCCAGCCCCACAGCAAACCCCATCCTAACCTGAATGAGTGACCACTGTCAGGATTCTGCCGCAGGAATTCATCACAATGATTAGAGCATTTCAAGGTGGTGAATGTAAGTTAAAGTGCCCTAACAGATAGTGACAAATGGTTGGAGATGACCAATGCCCACAATACTTCATCACTGAGCAAGAAAAATGGCAGTATCACTAACATCTCATGACAATATGAGGATATCATTTCATGAACAAGAACATTAGTATCCTTCCTTCAAAGGCTTTTCTGGAGGCTCATATATATGTAATTCAACTGATATTTTGGGAAACATCTAATATGCCGAATTATCTTGATAGGAGAGCAAAAGTATGTTTTCTTGGATTTGATTGAATCAGGAGTGACTAAAGCATTTTTGAGATGAATAAAATTCTGGGTAGTACTCTTGCTTCcagaaaaatcaaagctttatatttttttttccccaatgatTATTTACTGGGTGAACATCACAGCTGTGCTATTTGCAAGACTCCTGGAATAACactatttgtttattttgttcttgCAGCCTAACAGGTAAGACTTCTCTATTGCACAACAGTAATTGCATTTACCGAAAAATCTGATGAATTTACCAAGTTTTTATCCCTGTCTTCCCTGTAATTAACTAAACTAGCAGCAGCCTTCAGAGACtgaccaaaataaaatatttaggaCAGCTAATTCttgtgaattatttttatgatcAGGTTCTAGAGTTTAGCCTTTGAGAGGACCAAGATGTAGCCTTGACCTTGGTCTTCAAGGTCCTTATTTACCCACCTACAAATAACTGTAAAGTCTTGGTCTTGCTGAACAAGGCTTAGGCCTGACCATGCAGAAAACAGTAATGAAAAGCTGTCTTATCAGTCCATTTATGTAAAAGTTCTCAGATAATCCTACTGCATGGTACCTATATTTCTACTTGGCTTTATCTGGTTCATACCTTACCTTTGTCTGACATCAGAAGGAAGGAATAAAAGGGTCAGTGCACATGTGAGTACAGAGATTGATGGAGAATTTAGCagctatattttatatatatttcctAAAGGTGTAGCATGCAACTACAGCAACACATAACTTACAGTAAAACTTATTCTGCATTCCCAGAAGAGTAACATTTATAATTCAGTCAATTTACCCCCAGCATTTTGTGTTGCTTGTAGACATACAGAGTGGTTTTTTGTACCAATGTAGTGTTATTACCCTGACACCACTACAAGCAAGCAGCCCAAAGGGAATGTAGGTCTGAAGTACAACTCAGTTAGAAATGTTTTTTGCAGCACTTGAACTACTAGAGACTCTTTCCAATTACAGCACATTCTTATTTCCTCCCCTGATGGTACTGGAGCAGGAACTCgttcagaatgaaaaattatgACCTATTTGTACCAAAAGCTTCATAGAAACTTTCAACTTTTAACTGAATTTAAACTAGTTTTTAAGAGCAAATATCTGTTCTCTGTCTCatttaacacacacacaaaaagagattCCAAAAGTATTGCTTTGAGCATATTCAAAATGAGAATACAGGAAATCCTACCAGCTGTAGCTGAGATGCTCTTTCATctttgctctgctctctgctttgtGACAAGGCACATCACTTTAAATGGGGATATCACTGGATTATGATGATCCAGAACTATCATCCTGCCTGTTCTCCTTCTTTTGCCAATGGCAAACAACATATAGCAGCTTATTCTTAGGTCTGTGTGTGCCTTCCCTGAAATACCAAAGTAGACATCTCTTTTCTAGGcctttcttgttcttttctgCTGAACTTGTGACAGTGAAAATGCTAAGAGCACTTGTTAGAAAACAGAGAGGTTCCTGTACTTTTGTCAGAGAAATCTAGAAACATCACTTAGATTGCTGTGTAATGCCCTGAAATTTATTCAGAGAGAAGGATTTTCAAATCACCAAATTCTGCTCTCCAGTGGAAGACCTGAACACTTTCAAATATTGTTTGATATGTAGAAAGCACACTGATTATTATCCTTGCCTTCAGAAATACTTTTCTAATGTCCAACACAAATAGTGCAGGCACAGCTCATAGAGACACCTTCTTTTCTCCATAATGGACACAAAGAATAGATTATTCCCTTCCACTCTGCAAAATCCTTTTACTTCTCTGCAAGTTACTAACACACTCTGACACAGCTTTGTATCCTTCAAACATACACATACACGCACACCCACTTGTTATATATTCAAAGCATCTGATCATTCTTGTTTGCCTTTggcctttctctctttcttaaTATGTTATGCCCAGTACTGAAAAGAGTACATTTCTGAGAAGACCCAAAGATTACTTACTTCTTATGCTTCAAAGGTTTTATCCCTCTTTATACTTCCCTGGCTGTCTTTCTACAGTATGTCATTATTGACCTATATTCAACACAGAATTCGCTTTTCAAGTTAAGATCTCTCAAAACACATGAACCTACTCAAGGAGAGACCAAAGTTTGCCccaaacagaattatttaagGTTTTATCAGTTACAACTGCCAGTGGTGTCAAATAAAGCTAAATGAATATGCAGATGAGATTCACAGTCGATGAATGCATCTTAATAATATGTCTTGAAATAAATAATCTCATGTACAGATCGCTGTGTTTTAAGTTAACTGTAATCAAATAGAAAGGGAACCAGTATATGCTTGCAGTGGTGCTAGGTGAAAATGTTGATTTATAAAGATTTCGAAGTGGTAATATGAGCCTATACAAAGTAGTGAactgaaaggaacagaaaatctATAGTAACCTTCCAAAAATCAGTGATCCCATTCTATGCACTCAAACTTTGAACTTTCTACAATTTTACTGCATAAAGatacagaaaaatgaaagcattcaAAATACAGTACATTACAGatattttttgtgaaaataCTTTCATATGAGGGCAGACTAaaaatttagcatttttaaGAGGGAATTAGACAActgcttaaagataaaacaTGTGGGAGAGGCAAATCAACTGGTTTTAACTACATAAAAGAGGCAAAGAATATAAAATTGCATGTAGTTTCACCTATAAAGCAACTACCAAGAGATGAGAAAAATGGCAACATcgttctaataattttttttagttctgcattttcctccaaaatactgaaaacacAGGCAGATATCAAAACAGAGGAGTCCCTGGTTTGGTCTTGTACAAGAATTTCCTTGGTTTCCTTACATTCTCTTTATTTAAAGGACAAAGAGATCTCTCAGTAAAATGCCTCCTTATCAATGAAATAATAATGTAGAATAATAATGTAGGGGGGTTATGACACTGACATTTCATTGCACAGAGCACACGAGTAAATGGCTGTGGTCTTAATTCCTTCTCCTCTTGACTTACTGATAAAGTCTCATTGCAGAAGACAAGCCAGTGGAGGTTTTATGATGAGAGGCTTGGCTTCAGCAGGATTGACTGAGCACAGTCTGATGCACTCAACTGCCCAGCAAGCAGTCAAGCAGTACTGGCCAGAGTAGGAAAGCAAGGTTTTATGAGGCTATGGTCTAACTGATGGAACACCAAGATGATATAGACAGGCTTAATAAGGTCACTCTTATCAAGAAAGATGGAATAAACAGCCATAATCTTAGCAGAAGTCATCTGAGAAAAGTGTTGATTAATGATAAAACTATATCTTACTGAAACAACACAGCTGCAGACCTTGTAAAAACTACATATATTCTTGaacaaaaaattgcttttacCTAAACGCCAGATGTAGAAGGAGCACAAGTAATCGCTTATAAATTTGTTCTGCTTTACCACTGAGAAAGTGCAGTTTGTTGTGAAGTTAAGGATTCTACCTCAGGGCTTTAAATAAGGAGAATTAAAAAGACTACAATGTAGTTccaaggtggtttttttcttatccttCTTATTTGGCACTCTGATGAAAAGCAATTAAGGTCTGGCAAATTTTCTTCTTAGGTGTAATTTGAACTACTTATCTAGCCTCTCACATGGGAGCAGTCTTGGAATCTAAAAAGAAACACCTGCTTTTATCACTTTAGAACAACACTTTGTCAGCTTAGCAATACGCAAAGTTTCTCAAGCCCTTGAATTCTGAGTGTTATACTTAACAGTATCTTATTTATTCCATGTTCACAAATTTGTGGCATAAAATTACCTCATTTGCTGATATGCCAAGCAAATAAGCCATTAAGATTTGACCTCAAGCTGACAATGTGCTAAAATGAAAACAGGTAAGAATAATATTAAACCTGCAACTGAAACACAGGGTTACCCAGACATGTATGAGACACTGAGCAACCATGCTAATGCCTAAGCTCAGCACAGCTATCTTCATTCATAACCTTCTGGTGACTTCTGATTCTGGAGATGCTATGTATGCTTCATGGATTGTCCTAGCTTTTAATTCACCAGGGATACAGGATAAGAAGTATCCACATGAGTAGAATTAAAGTCAGTCCCATAAGAGAAGTTTAGTCTAGATGGAACcacaaagttttctttttatggcCCATTTTCCCCTTCCACAGCCCCCCTAAACGTTCCCTTAACAAGGAGTTTAAGAGCTTTATTAGAAGGAAGTCACCTCTCATAAGGACATCTGCAGAGATCAAGAACATTTCTAACATCCTATACCCTGCCACAGCAggtgtattgggtctggctgagatggagttaattttcccatagcagccctcacagtgccatgctttgcattggtagctagaaaggaagaatgggggtggggaggggatggggaggcaTTTGTTAGTTAAAGTGGTTGCCTTCTGAGAAACTGCTACAcatgctgaagccctgcttcccggGAAGTGACCAAATATCGCTTGCTAATGGAAAGTAGAGAACAAATatagggttttttctctttgcttggGTGTGCACaaacttctgcttttgtttcagtAAGCTGctttatctcaacctacaagttgttttccatcttattttctcttccctgtccagctgggaatgggaagtgatagagcagcttggtgggcacctggtgtccagccaaggtcaacccaccacagcagGGAAGCTATTTCATGAAAATACCTATGCAACTGGGAAGTAAACCACATCCCCCACTGCAAAAAATTACAATAATATTTGGATAAATAAGCAGTATCACTATTGTACTCAGTAATCATAGACCACTATTGGGAGAaatgggaagaaggaagagaaacacCTGGACAGTCCAGCAGAGAGTTCCAGAATAATCAGAGTTCTAGGAGACAAGTTTTAAGAGAAAAGACTTAAAGGTCCAAGGGTTAATATCAGAATGAACATAACTGAGATATTCCAGCTtcaaccactctgtgattctggtAAAAGAACAAGAGTTGCCAAGCAAATATGAAATGGCTATAAAGGGGCAGGATACTAATTTGTTCTTCAAGCCTGCTGTGGAGagaacaagaagaaatgaaCTTAAATTGCACTAGGAAGACTTAAACTGAGATTAGTAATGCTTTTTAATGGTAGGAATAGTGAGGTAATTGAATGGAAGAGTAACAGGCCTGTCGAGTCTCATCACTGAGATGAGATCATATTTTAGATCAGGCTGGATAAACCTGGAATGATTTAAATGTAATTGAGATTGAGTTGGGGCAAGGAAATGGACTGGATGCTTTCCGAGGTCTCTCTGAGCCTATGATCTATGATACGATAATCATAAActttaatttccatttctggaaTCACTACTTATATTAATTTATCAAGCTCCATCTTGAAATAATTTAGGTTCCTTGTCCTTTCTGCCCTATTTGAAAGGTCATGCCAGAATTCAGACATCATTCCTTTGATGACAGAAACCTTGTTCTAATTTACACTCTAAATTCATTCAGAGGCAATTAATATCCATTTGATCTTAAGGCAGGTTCAATTTCAAtaattcttctttctccttcgTACTAATTCCTGAATGTCTTTTACAAATAGTAATAGATCCCCTTTCTCAGTCTTCATTAAATGTGCTGTCTATCCCAGGCACCAAAGTAGTCAAAATATGGTAGCGCAGAGTTCCTTTCAAgccaatttatttattttgaaggagCACACTGTATGCAGCAGAAAGCAGGATTTGCCTTTGTAGGGAATGACTCTTCCTGTA
This DNA window, taken from Pseudopipra pipra isolate bDixPip1 chromosome 3, bDixPip1.hap1, whole genome shotgun sequence, encodes the following:
- the EPM2A gene encoding laforin isoform X2, which gives rise to MQKEAALLGNGPHHDRSCVYNQSNIVDGVYCLPIAHWIEVSGHTDEMKHTTDFYFNIAGHQAIHYSRILPNIWLGSCPRQLEHVTIKLKHELGVTAVMNFQTEWDIVQNSWGCNRYPEPMSPEILMKLYKEEGLAYVWLPTADMSTEGRIQMLPQAVCLLHGLLENGHTVYVHCNAGVGRSTAAVSGWLKYVMGWSLRKVQYFLTSRRPAVYIDEEALNRAEDDFYQKFGHLRSSYQIQE
- the EPM2A gene encoding laforin isoform X3 — translated: MKHTTDFYFNIAGHQAIHYSRILPNIWLGSCPRQLEHVTIKLKHELGVTAVMNFQTEWDIVQNSWGCNRYPEPMSPEILMKLYKEEGLAYVWLPTADMSTEGRIQMLPQAVCLLHGLLENGHTVYVHCNAGVGRSTAAVSGWLKYVMGWSLRKVQYFLTSRRPAVYIDEEALNRAEDDFYQKFGHLRSSYQIQE
- the EPM2A gene encoding laforin isoform X1, translating into MLFRFGVVLPARVMEGGAELLVVGSRPELGQWDPQRAVPMRPARPSAPLPAQEPTLWLAEVELPDEDAASPFWYKFLRREGGRLLWEGNGPHHDRSCVYNQSNIVDGVYCLPIAHWIEVSGHTDEMKHTTDFYFNIAGHQAIHYSRILPNIWLGSCPRQLEHVTIKLKHELGVTAVMNFQTEWDIVQNSWGCNRYPEPMSPEILMKLYKEEGLAYVWLPTADMSTEGRIQMLPQAVCLLHGLLENGHTVYVHCNAGVGRSTAAVSGWLKYVMGWSLRKVQYFLTSRRPAVYIDEEALNRAEDDFYQKFGHLRSSYQIQE